From the Saccharobesus litoralis genome, one window contains:
- a CDS encoding secondary thiamine-phosphate synthase enzyme YjbQ, whose amino-acid sequence MWQQFNIQLKPRQRGFHLITDEIERQLPQLSDYQIGMVNIFIRHTSASLTLNENADPTVRLDMEAHFNKFVPEDAPYYKHTYEGSDDMPAHIKASTLGASIDVPISGGRFALGTWQGIYLGEHRDYGGSRTLVVTINGQLRS is encoded by the coding sequence ATGTGGCAACAGTTTAATATTCAGTTAAAACCACGCCAACGTGGTTTTCATTTAATTACAGACGAGATAGAACGTCAGTTACCACAACTAAGCGATTACCAGATTGGCATGGTGAATATATTTATTCGCCACACTTCTGCTAGCTTAACGCTTAATGAAAATGCTGACCCCACAGTTCGTTTAGATATGGAAGCGCATTTTAATAAATTTGTGCCTGAAGATGCGCCATATTATAAACATACCTATGAGGGCAGTGATGACATGCCTGCTCATATTAAAGCAAGCACTTTAGGCGCTAGCATCGATGTACCAATCAGTGGTGGGCGTTTCGCACTGGGCACATGGCAGGGAATTTATTTAGGTGAACATCGAGATTATGGTGGTAGTCGAACCTTAGTTGTTACTATAAATGGCCAATTAAGATCGTAA
- a CDS encoding chemotaxis protein CheX yields the protein MNVEFVNPFLSSLLNVLSTMAMVELKPGKPRVKKDEVARGDVSGLIGMVGPQTKGSFSISFDEGLALDIMARMLGERPDSINEEVTDMVGEITNMVTGGAKKLLGEKGYEFDMATPMVVSGKGHTIGHKTEGAIVLMPFEGEAGNAHIEICFDKDA from the coding sequence ATGAACGTAGAATTTGTTAATCCATTTTTGTCTTCCCTGCTTAATGTTTTAAGTACGATGGCAATGGTGGAGTTAAAGCCAGGTAAGCCGAGAGTAAAAAAAGACGAAGTGGCTCGCGGTGATGTATCTGGTTTAATTGGAATGGTCGGCCCGCAAACAAAAGGCTCTTTTTCTATTTCATTTGATGAGGGCCTTGCCTTAGATATTATGGCGCGAATGTTGGGAGAACGCCCCGATTCAATCAACGAAGAAGTCACCGATATGGTTGGTGAGATCACTAACATGGTTACCGGTGGAGCCAAAAAACTGTTAGGTGAAAAAGGCTATGAGTTTGATATGGCTACACCCATGGTTGTCTCTGGTAAAGGGCATACAATAGGGCATAAGACAGAGGGTGCAATTGTATTGATGCCTTTTGAAGGTGAAGCGGGTAATGCTCATATTGAGATTTGCTTCGACAAAGATGCTTAA
- a CDS encoding IS1634 family transposase, which produces MPQIKQVSIQSMDHLGLVAALLKKYKIAQRIDLMLPIKLDKRTKSTYGQRICALILNGLGFTNATLYMTPDFFKDKPIEALIAPGLCADDMNEDALGRCLDKLNQHGTTRLFSQLAFEIIQEHGLLSTSHHLDSTSLALFGEYNGDWKHAPIPKQGYSKDHRPDLKQVVVNLITNGPAGLPIYYESYDGNAADKTIFHDSIAYMRNFIEELNNSEDMLWVADSALYNTNKLQNANVNWLTRVPATLNIVKQNSAKSDDAFEWCELDNGYRYAKINDEDKDSPNENWVLYSSEQGKARQLKTLEKKIDNAHQALTRALKKVSGTLYACEHDARQALKNTAKKAKYHQVVEREIEAQWGYEKRGRPKPEDKKLKGYRVIADIVENAEAIAQAKHPLGRFVLATNKTSLTPAQMLKEYKQQSQVENGFRFMKDKSFQSNRIYLQNPQRIDALLMVMSLSLLVYNLGQYELRARLTKEDETLPNQLGHPTQSPTLRWVFQMLRGISYVDLGTQGIGVANISEREEKIIRLFGKEALDIYQLS; this is translated from the coding sequence ATGCCCCAAATCAAACAAGTCTCTATTCAATCTATGGATCACCTTGGTTTAGTCGCTGCGTTATTGAAAAAGTACAAAATTGCACAGCGAATTGACCTGATGCTGCCGATTAAATTGGATAAACGAACCAAGTCTACGTATGGGCAGCGGATCTGCGCGCTAATCCTGAATGGTCTTGGGTTCACCAATGCGACTTTGTATATGACCCCAGACTTTTTTAAAGACAAACCGATAGAGGCATTGATAGCGCCAGGGCTTTGTGCCGATGATATGAATGAGGATGCGCTGGGTCGATGTCTTGATAAACTGAATCAACACGGGACGACACGTTTATTTAGTCAGTTAGCTTTTGAAATTATTCAAGAGCATGGCTTATTAAGCACCAGCCATCATTTAGATAGCACCAGCTTAGCCTTATTCGGTGAATACAATGGTGATTGGAAGCATGCCCCAATACCTAAACAAGGGTATTCCAAAGACCATCGCCCCGACTTGAAACAAGTGGTTGTTAATCTCATTACCAACGGCCCAGCAGGACTTCCGATTTATTATGAAAGTTATGACGGTAATGCAGCAGACAAAACGATATTTCATGACAGCATTGCTTATATGCGTAACTTCATTGAAGAACTCAATAATAGCGAAGACATGTTATGGGTAGCTGATTCAGCGCTGTACAACACGAATAAGCTTCAAAATGCCAACGTGAATTGGCTGACACGCGTGCCAGCCACCTTAAACATAGTTAAGCAAAATAGTGCGAAAAGCGATGATGCTTTTGAATGGTGCGAATTAGATAACGGTTATCGTTACGCCAAAATTAACGATGAAGACAAAGACAGCCCGAATGAAAACTGGGTGCTATACAGCTCTGAGCAAGGTAAAGCTCGCCAACTGAAAACATTGGAAAAGAAAATCGATAACGCACATCAAGCATTAACTCGCGCATTGAAAAAAGTATCAGGGACATTGTATGCGTGTGAGCATGACGCGAGACAGGCACTTAAAAATACCGCTAAAAAAGCGAAGTATCACCAAGTTGTTGAACGCGAAATAGAGGCTCAATGGGGATACGAAAAACGAGGAAGACCGAAGCCAGAAGATAAAAAACTCAAAGGTTACCGGGTCATAGCAGACATTGTAGAAAACGCAGAAGCCATAGCCCAAGCGAAGCACCCACTTGGTCGATTCGTCTTAGCCACAAATAAAACGAGTTTAACACCCGCGCAAATGCTTAAGGAATACAAGCAACAATCTCAAGTTGAAAATGGTTTCAGGTTCATGAAAGACAAATCCTTTCAAAGCAATCGCATTTACCTGCAAAACCCACAACGGATAGACGCATTACTGATGGTCATGAGTTTATCGTTGCTGGTTTACAACTTAGGTCAATACGAATTGAGAGCGAGATTAACAAAAGAAGACGAAACCTTGCCCAATCAGTTAGGGCACCCCACGCAATCGCCTACATTACGCTGGGTCTTTCAAATGCTGCGAGGGATAAGTTATGTTGATTTAGGAACACAAGGCATTGGGGTCGCGAATATCAGTGAAAGAGAAGAGAAAATCATTCGCTTATTTGGCAAAGAAGCTTTAGATATATATCAACTGAGCTAG
- a CDS encoding 1,2-dihydroxy-3-keto-5-methylthiopentene dioxygenase: MSQLIIYKDTLPALAIFNSTDKVEISNHLSKVNIVFKDNSQRTVTSQNKEAILTAHDSVINSIALLTKYKSRDLVSVDESTPNKADLRAKYMFEHTHNEDEVRFFVDGRALFCLHIGSNIYQVICEKGDLISIPKDTAHWFDMGSNPNFSVIRFFMNEKGWIASATGSDIAAHFPTLDQIDNKQLS; this comes from the coding sequence ATGAGCCAACTTATTATTTATAAAGACACCCTACCGGCACTTGCTATATTTAACAGTACGGATAAAGTTGAAATTTCAAATCACCTATCCAAAGTCAACATAGTATTCAAAGATAACAGTCAGCGTACCGTTACAAGTCAAAATAAAGAAGCCATTCTAACAGCACATGACTCGGTTATTAATAGCATAGCTTTGTTAACAAAGTATAAAAGTCGTGACCTTGTCTCGGTTGACGAGTCTACGCCAAACAAAGCGGATTTAAGAGCAAAATACATGTTTGAACACACTCACAATGAAGATGAAGTGCGCTTTTTTGTCGACGGTCGAGCATTATTCTGCCTGCATATCGGTAGTAATATATATCAAGTCATTTGTGAAAAGGGAGATTTAATTTCTATACCCAAAGATACAGCCCACTGGTTTGACATGGGAAGTAATCCTAATTTCTCGGTGATCCGTTTTTTTATGAATGAAAAAGGTTGGATAGCATCAGCAACGGGATCGGATATTGCTGCTCACTTTCCAACACTAGATCAAATTGACAACAAGCAGCTAAGCTAA
- a CDS encoding NfeD family protein: protein MFEFISSHVPETLIAVGIILLTIEVAVLGFATFILFFFGISLLITGGAVWLGVLPDSLSAIALSNAIFTSCLALLLWKPLKNIQDKADNKMVKSDFTGLRFFVADEVSLNSKAQHKLSGILWTLKSHEVIPAGKEVEVIRAEVGVLWVKEI, encoded by the coding sequence ATGTTTGAGTTTATAAGCAGTCATGTACCTGAAACTTTGATTGCTGTTGGTATCATTCTTCTAACAATTGAAGTTGCGGTACTTGGTTTTGCCACTTTCATTTTGTTTTTCTTTGGTATTTCATTGTTAATAACTGGTGGTGCAGTTTGGTTAGGTGTATTACCAGACAGCTTGAGTGCTATCGCCCTGTCGAACGCTATTTTCACAAGTTGTTTGGCTTTATTGCTTTGGAAACCGTTAAAAAACATTCAAGATAAAGCAGACAATAAAATGGTAAAAAGCGACTTTACTGGGCTTAGATTTTTTGTAGCGGACGAAGTATCGTTAAACTCTAAAGCACAGCACAAACTATCAGGCATTCTTTGGACACTTAAAAGTCACGAAGTGATCCCTGCTGGCAAAGAAGTTGAAGTTATAAGAGCTGAAGTTGGAGTGCTTTGGGTTAAAGAAATTTAG
- a CDS encoding SPFH domain-containing protein, which yields MNEILESIAIVPVAAIIFVLVTLKASIKFVPQNRAWIIERFGKYQSTKEAGLNFIIPFLDKVSADRSLKEQAFDVPSQAAITKDNISLTVDGVLYFRVLDPYKATYGVEDYIFAVTQLAQTTMRSEIGKIDLDKTFEERDSLNARIVTAINEASETWGVVVLRYEIKDITPPNSIMNAMESQMKAERERRAKILESEGEKQAAINIAEGEKQARVLAAEAEKQEQVLNAEGEAKAIVAVADAQAQALKVVGEAAATSDGQKAVELDLATKAIAAKQAIAKESSVVLLPDNSTEASSIVAQATSIISALQGSKV from the coding sequence ATGAACGAAATATTAGAATCAATTGCAATAGTACCCGTTGCGGCCATCATATTTGTGTTGGTAACACTAAAAGCATCTATTAAGTTTGTACCACAAAACCGCGCATGGATAATCGAGCGCTTCGGAAAATATCAATCAACTAAAGAAGCGGGACTAAATTTTATAATCCCTTTTTTAGATAAGGTTTCAGCTGATCGATCCTTAAAAGAACAAGCATTTGATGTACCTAGCCAAGCGGCTATTACCAAAGATAACATCTCCCTGACTGTCGATGGTGTACTTTATTTTCGAGTATTGGACCCGTACAAAGCAACATATGGTGTTGAAGATTATATCTTTGCTGTGACGCAATTGGCGCAAACAACCATGCGTTCAGAAATAGGTAAAATTGACTTAGATAAAACCTTTGAAGAAAGAGATTCTCTAAATGCACGCATTGTAACGGCTATCAATGAGGCTTCTGAAACTTGGGGTGTTGTTGTATTGAGATACGAGATAAAAGATATTACGCCTCCTAATTCCATCATGAATGCGATGGAATCACAAATGAAAGCAGAGCGAGAGAGAAGAGCTAAAATATTAGAATCAGAAGGGGAAAAACAAGCAGCAATTAATATTGCCGAAGGTGAAAAGCAAGCTCGTGTTTTAGCGGCAGAAGCAGAGAAACAAGAGCAAGTTTTAAATGCAGAAGGTGAAGCTAAAGCTATAGTGGCTGTTGCAGATGCACAAGCTCAAGCTCTTAAAGTTGTTGGTGAAGCTGCTGCGACTAGTGATGGACAAAAAGCAGTGGAACTAGACCTTGCTACTAAAGCTATTGCAGCTAAACAAGCGATTGCAAAAGAATCTAGTGTGGTTTTATTACCTGACAACTCAACAGAAGCTAGTTCTATCGTAGCTCAGGCGACCAGTATTATTAGTGCCCTACAAGGGAGTAAAGTTTAA
- the rplQ gene encoding 50S ribosomal protein L17: protein MRHRNSGRQLNRNSSHRQAMFRNMASSLVKHEVIKTTLPKAKELRRVIEPLITLAKSDSVANRRLAFARTQDKEVVGKLFADLGPRYQERPGGYTRILKCGFRAGDNAPMAYIELVDRPVVEDEAEVEEQATEE from the coding sequence ATGCGTCATCGTAATAGTGGCCGTCAGCTGAATCGTAACAGCAGTCATCGCCAGGCAATGTTTCGCAACATGGCTAGCTCTTTAGTTAAGCATGAAGTGATAAAAACAACTTTGCCTAAAGCGAAAGAATTGCGTCGTGTTATCGAGCCGTTGATCACTTTGGCCAAAAGCGACAGTGTTGCAAATCGCCGTTTAGCGTTTGCACGTACACAAGATAAAGAAGTTGTAGGTAAATTGTTTGCTGATCTTGGTCCTCGTTACCAAGAACGCCCAGGTGGTTACACTCGAATCTTAAAGTGCGGATTCCGCGCTGGTGACAACGCTCCAATGGCATACATTGAGCTAGTCGACCGTCCTGTAGTTGAGGACGAAGCTGAAGTAGAAGAACAAGCTACTGAAGAATAA
- a CDS encoding DNA-directed RNA polymerase subunit alpha, which translates to MQGSVTEFLKPRMVDIESLGPYRAKVTLEPMERGFGHTLGNALRRILLSSMPGVAVTEVEIDGVLHEYSSKEGIQEDVIEILLNLKGLAVNLEGKDEAMLTLTKQGAGPVTAADITHDGDVEIKNPEHVICTLTGDAEVSMRIKVERGRGYVPASVRRSSEEDDRPIGRLLVDASYSPVERISYNVDSARVEQRTDLDKLVIDMETNGTLDPEEAIRRSATILAEQLDAFVELRDVSEPEQKEEKPEFDPILLRPVDDLELTVRSANCLKAEQVQYIGDLVQRTEVELLKTPNLGKKSLTEIKDVLASRGLSLGMRLENWPPASIAEKD; encoded by the coding sequence ATGCAGGGTTCTGTTACTGAGTTCCTTAAACCAAGAATGGTTGATATAGAATCTCTTGGTCCATATCGTGCAAAAGTTACATTAGAGCCGATGGAACGAGGCTTCGGTCACACGTTAGGTAATGCGTTACGTCGCATTTTATTGTCTTCAATGCCTGGTGTTGCTGTAACTGAAGTAGAGATTGACGGCGTACTTCATGAATATTCTAGTAAAGAAGGTATTCAAGAAGACGTAATCGAAATTTTGCTTAATTTAAAAGGCTTAGCCGTTAACCTTGAAGGTAAAGACGAAGCTATGCTGACTTTAACTAAGCAAGGTGCTGGCCCTGTGACTGCAGCGGACATCACTCATGACGGTGATGTAGAGATCAAAAATCCTGAGCACGTTATTTGTACTTTAACTGGCGATGCAGAAGTTAGCATGCGCATTAAAGTTGAACGTGGTCGTGGTTATGTTCCTGCTTCAGTGCGTCGTTCCTCAGAGGAAGATGATCGTCCTATTGGTCGCTTGTTAGTTGATGCATCTTATAGCCCGGTTGAACGTATTTCGTACAATGTTGATTCTGCTCGTGTAGAACAGCGCACTGACTTAGATAAGTTAGTAATCGACATGGAAACAAATGGTACGCTTGACCCTGAAGAGGCAATTCGTCGTTCTGCGACTATACTAGCTGAACAGCTAGACGCATTCGTTGAACTACGTGATGTATCTGAACCTGAACAGAAAGAAGAGAAACCAGAGTTCGATCCTATTCTGTTGCGTCCAGTTGATGATCTCGAGCTTACAGTTCGTTCAGCAAACTGCTTGAAAGCAGAACAAGTACAATATATTGGTGACTTAGTTCAACGTACAGAAGTTGAATTACTTAAGACTCCAAACCTTGGTAAGAAATCACTTACTGAGATTAAAGACGTACTAGCTTCTCGCGGTTTGTCATTAGGTATGCGATTAGAAAACTGGCCACCAGCCAGTATCGCTGAGAAAGATTAA
- the rpsD gene encoding 30S ribosomal protein S4 has protein sequence MARYLGPKLKLSRREGTDLFLKSGVRAIDSKCNIESAPGQHGARRGRLSDYGLQLREKQKVRRMYGVLEKQFRNYYKEAARLQGNTGENLLTLLETRLDNVVYRMGYASTRAEARQLVSHKAIVVNGQVVNIPSYVVKADDVVSVREKAKKQARIQSALEIAEQREKPTWVEVDADKKEGTFKRLPERSDLSADINEQLIVELYSK, from the coding sequence ATGGCAAGATATTTAGGGCCAAAGCTTAAGCTCAGTCGTCGTGAAGGAACTGATTTGTTCTTGAAAAGCGGCGTTCGAGCAATCGACTCGAAATGTAATATCGAATCAGCACCTGGTCAACATGGTGCACGTCGTGGTCGTTTATCTGACTACGGCTTACAGTTACGTGAAAAGCAAAAAGTACGTCGTATGTACGGTGTATTAGAAAAGCAATTCCGTAACTACTATAAAGAAGCAGCTCGTCTACAAGGTAACACAGGTGAAAATCTACTTACTTTGTTAGAAACTCGTTTAGATAACGTAGTTTATCGTATGGGTTATGCTTCAACTCGTGCTGAAGCACGTCAGCTTGTTAGCCATAAGGCTATCGTTGTTAACGGCCAAGTGGTAAACATTCCATCTTATGTTGTTAAAGCTGATGATGTTGTTTCAGTTCGTGAAAAAGCGAAAAAACAAGCACGTATCCAGTCAGCTCTTGAAATTGCAGAGCAACGCGAGAAGCCGACATGGGTAGAAGTTGATGCAGATAAGAAAGAAGGTACTTTCAAGCGTCTTCCTGAAAGAAGCGATTTGTCTGCAGACATTAATGAACAGCTAATTGTAGAGCTTTACTCTAAGTAA
- the rpsK gene encoding 30S ribosomal protein S11, translating into MAKAPVRSTRKRAKRQVADGMAHIHASFNNTIVTITDRQGNALSWATAGGSGFRGSRKSTPFAAQVAAERAGTAAQEYGLKNLEVFVNGPGPGRESAIRALNATGYKITNITDVTPIPHNGCRPPKKRRV; encoded by the coding sequence ATGGCTAAAGCTCCAGTTCGTAGCACGCGTAAACGTGCAAAAAGACAAGTAGCAGACGGTATGGCTCATATCCACGCTTCTTTTAACAATACAATCGTAACTATTACCGATCGTCAAGGTAACGCGTTATCTTGGGCTACTGCAGGTGGTTCAGGTTTCCGTGGTTCTCGTAAGTCGACTCCGTTCGCTGCACAGGTTGCTGCTGAGCGTGCAGGTACTGCTGCACAAGAGTACGGTCTTAAAAACCTTGAAGTTTTTGTTAATGGTCCTGGACCAGGTCGTGAATCAGCGATCCGTGCATTAAATGCAACAGGTTACAAGATCACTAACATTACTGACGTGACGCCAATCCCACATAATGGTTGTCGTCCACCGAAGAAACGTCGCGTTTAA
- the rpsM gene encoding 30S ribosomal protein S13, with translation MARIAGINIPLHKHTVIGLTAIYGIGKTRSQAICAAAGIAETTKIKDLDEAQLDLLREEVGKFTVEGDLRREISMNIKRLMDLGCFRGIRHRRSLPVRGQRTKTNARTRKGPRKPIKK, from the coding sequence GTGGCCCGTATCGCTGGCATTAACATTCCTCTACACAAGCATACTGTTATTGGTTTAACAGCTATCTACGGTATCGGTAAAACTCGCTCACAAGCTATTTGTGCAGCTGCCGGTATTGCTGAGACTACCAAGATCAAAGATCTTGATGAAGCTCAGTTAGATCTGCTTCGTGAAGAGGTTGGTAAGTTTACCGTTGAAGGTGACTTACGTCGTGAAATCTCAATGAACATTAAACGTTTGATGGACCTAGGTTGTTTCCGTGGTATCCGTCACCGTCGCAGCTTGCCTGTTCGCGGTCAAAGAACGAAGACTAACGCGCGTACGCGTAAAGGTCCTCGTAAACCTATTAAGAAGTAG
- the rpmJ gene encoding 50S ribosomal protein L36: MKVRASVKKICRNCKVIKRNGVVRVICSSDPKHKQRQG, encoded by the coding sequence ATGAAAGTTCGTGCATCTGTAAAGAAAATTTGCCGTAACTGCAAAGTCATCAAAAGAAATGGTGTTGTACGTGTGATCTGTTCATCAGATCCTAAACACAAACAACGTCAAGGTTAA
- the secY gene encoding preprotein translocase subunit SecY, translating into MAKPGLEFNSTQGGTSELVQRLLFLFGALVVFRAGSYVPIPGIDSAVLAQLFEQQKGTIIEMFNMFSGGALERASVMALGIMPYISASIIVQLMTHVHPALSELKKEGEAGRRKISQYTRYGTLALAIFQSISIATSLPNMVSGLVINPGFGFYFTAVVSLVTGTMFLMWLGEQITERGIGNGISMLIFAGIVAGLPTAIGQTAEQARQGEIHLLLLLLIAVIVAAVTYFVVFVERGQRRIVVNYAKRQQGRKVFAAQSTHLPLKVNMAGVIPPIFASSIILFPGTLASWFGQGEGMLAEALQVAALQLSPGQPLYMMLYAAAIIFFCFFYTALVFNPRETAENLKKSGAFIPGYRPGEQTSRYIDKVMTRLTLAGALYITFICLVPEFMMVWWNVQFYFGGTSLLIIVVVIMDFMAQVQTHLMSSQYESVLRKANLKGYGR; encoded by the coding sequence ATGGCTAAACCTGGACTGGAATTTAACAGTACACAAGGTGGTACGTCTGAATTAGTACAACGACTATTGTTCCTTTTTGGCGCATTAGTGGTTTTTCGTGCTGGTTCTTACGTTCCAATCCCTGGTATTGACAGTGCTGTACTTGCACAATTGTTTGAGCAGCAAAAAGGTACCATCATTGAAATGTTTAACATGTTCTCTGGTGGTGCATTGGAGCGTGCTTCTGTAATGGCACTTGGCATCATGCCGTATATCTCTGCATCGATTATTGTGCAGTTGATGACTCACGTACATCCAGCATTGTCTGAACTTAAGAAAGAAGGTGAAGCTGGTCGTCGTAAGATTAGTCAGTATACGCGTTACGGTACATTGGCATTAGCGATCTTCCAGTCTATCAGTATCGCCACTAGCTTACCGAATATGGTTTCGGGTTTGGTTATTAACCCAGGCTTTGGTTTCTATTTCACTGCTGTAGTGAGTTTAGTTACCGGTACTATGTTCTTAATGTGGTTAGGCGAACAAATTACTGAGCGCGGTATAGGTAATGGTATTTCCATGCTTATCTTCGCAGGTATTGTAGCAGGGTTACCAACTGCAATAGGTCAAACAGCTGAGCAAGCACGTCAAGGTGAAATTCATCTTCTATTGTTATTGCTTATCGCTGTGATTGTGGCTGCAGTGACTTACTTTGTTGTATTTGTCGAGCGTGGACAACGTCGTATCGTTGTTAACTATGCAAAACGTCAACAAGGTCGTAAGGTATTTGCCGCGCAGAGCACCCATCTACCACTTAAAGTGAATATGGCGGGTGTTATACCACCTATCTTTGCATCAAGTATTATTTTATTCCCTGGTACATTAGCAAGCTGGTTCGGTCAAGGCGAAGGTATGTTAGCTGAAGCACTTCAAGTTGCAGCTTTACAACTTTCACCGGGTCAACCGCTATACATGATGTTATATGCAGCAGCTATTATCTTCTTTTGTTTCTTCTATACTGCGTTGGTGTTTAATCCTCGTGAAACAGCAGAAAACTTGAAGAAGTCTGGTGCATTTATCCCTGGTTATCGCCCGGGTGAGCAAACTTCGCGTTATATAGATAAAGTCATGACTCGCTTAACGCTTGCTGGTGCTTTATATATAACCTTTATCTGCTTAGTACCCGAATTCATGATGGTCTGGTGGAATGTGCAGTTCTATTTTGGTGGAACTTCACTATTGATCATCGTTGTTGTCATAATGGACTTTATGGCTCAAGTACAGACTCATTTGATGTCGAGTCAATACGAGTCTGTCCTGCGCAAAGCTAACTTAAAAGGCTATGGCCGATAA
- the rplO gene encoding 50S ribosomal protein L15 → MFLNTLSPAAGSKPGKKRVGRGIGSTLGKTGGRGHKGQKSRSGGKVRAGFEGGQMPLQQRLPKFGFTSRKSLFSDEVTLTEIAKVEGDVVELASLKAAGLVKKSVKSVKVVKSGEITRAVTVKGVGVTKGAREAIEAAGGKIEE, encoded by the coding sequence ATGTTCCTTAATACTCTTAGCCCCGCTGCTGGCTCAAAGCCAGGTAAAAAGCGTGTTGGTCGTGGTATCGGTTCTACTTTAGGTAAAACTGGTGGCCGTGGTCACAAAGGTCAAAAATCACGCTCAGGCGGTAAAGTACGCGCTGGTTTTGAAGGTGGTCAAATGCCACTTCAACAACGCTTACCAAAATTTGGTTTTACTTCTCGTAAATCTTTATTTTCTGATGAAGTAACTCTTACTGAGATCGCAAAAGTTGAAGGTGATGTTGTTGAATTAGCATCATTGAAGGCTGCTGGTCTTGTTAAGAAAAGCGTGAAAAGCGTAAAAGTTGTTAAATCGGGCGAAATTACTCGTGCAGTGACAGTGAAAGGCGTTGGCGTAACTAAAGGCGCGCGTGAAGCTATCGAAGCTGCCGGTGGTAAAATCGAGGAATAA
- the rpmD gene encoding 50S ribosomal protein L30 encodes MATVKVTQVKSSIGRLPKHKLCLKGLGLRKIGHTVEVEDTPSNRGMINKVHYMVKVEG; translated from the coding sequence ATGGCAACTGTAAAAGTAACTCAGGTTAAAAGCTCAATTGGTCGTCTACCTAAGCACAAGCTTTGTTTAAAAGGTTTAGGTTTACGCAAAATTGGTCACACTGTAGAAGTTGAAGATACTCCTTCAAATCGCGGTATGATCAATAAAGTTCACTACATGGTTAAGGTGGAGGGTTAA
- the rpsE gene encoding 30S ribosomal protein S5 has product MANTDQKQGELFEKMIAVNRVSKVVKGGRIFSFTALTVVGDGNGRVGFGYGKAREVPAAIQKAMEKARRNMVNVSLKGNTLQHPIKGRHSGSKVYMQPASEGTGIIAGGAMRAVLEVAGVQNVLSKCYGSTNPINVVRATINALAEMNSPQQVAEKRGLSVDEILG; this is encoded by the coding sequence ATGGCTAATACTGATCAAAAACAAGGCGAATTGTTTGAAAAAATGATCGCTGTCAACCGTGTATCAAAGGTTGTAAAAGGTGGCCGTATCTTCAGCTTCACAGCATTAACTGTTGTTGGTGATGGTAATGGTCGTGTAGGTTTCGGTTACGGTAAAGCACGTGAAGTTCCTGCTGCTATTCAAAAGGCAATGGAAAAAGCACGTCGCAACATGGTAAACGTAAGCCTTAAAGGTAATACATTACAGCACCCTATCAAGGGTCGTCATTCTGGTTCTAAAGTTTACATGCAACCAGCTTCTGAAGGTACAGGTATCATCGCTGGTGGTGCTATGCGTGCTGTTTTAGAAGTCGCTGGCGTACAAAACGTATTATCTAAGTGCTACGGTTCAACTAACCCAATCAACGTGGTTCGTGCAACTATAAATGCTTTAGCTGAGATGAATTCTCCGCAGCAAGTTGCTGAAAAACGTGGTTTGTCAGTTGACGAAATTCTGGGGTAA
- the rplR gene encoding 50S ribosomal protein L18, with product MDKKASRLRRATASRKKIAELGANRLVVHRTPRHIYAQLIAPNGSEVIAAASTVEANVKGEVKSTGNVEAAKFVGKLIAERAIEKGIQAVAFDRSGFKYHGRVQALADAAREAGLQF from the coding sequence ATGGATAAGAAAGCATCTCGCTTACGTCGCGCGACAGCGTCACGTAAAAAAATCGCTGAGTTGGGTGCCAATCGCCTAGTCGTTCACCGTACTCCGCGTCATATTTATGCACAATTAATCGCTCCAAACGGAAGTGAAGTAATTGCTGCAGCATCAACAGTTGAAGCTAACGTTAAAGGTGAAGTTAAAAGCACTGGTAACGTAGAAGCGGCTAAATTTGTTGGTAAATTAATCGCAGAACGCGCTATTGAAAAAGGCATCCAAGCTGTTGCTTTTGACCGTAGCGGTTTCAAGTATCACGGTCGTGTTCAAGCTTTAGCTGACGCAGCTCGTGAAGCTGGTCTTCAGTTCTAG